TATAAAGTTCTTACGCACTTTAAATGTGATACAAGTTGCAATTTGTTGATATTGCACATATTTGCTCTAGTAAGTGGTGAGAAGTTTTTTACTATGGAGAAATACAGTTTTCTTGCAATTGTCTTAAAATCAGTCATTTCCATTCTCGAGGAAGGATATGAAACAATGCCTTCTGGTCATTTGACTTCAGATGTGGACATCAGTTTTTCTCCTTGCGAACAATGTCCTTTCTCCAAAGAGATAGCTTGCACAGAAAAAATCACTTCTTCATTGATGGATATACTGCATGATTTTGCTTTTTCTGGGAATTCATCAACGAGCTCTATATTTCCCTTGTCACGGGAGCCAATTGCTGAAAGTTCTCATGGTGCAGAAGACAGCATCCATTGCTCAAGAGTACATGACAAGTCTAATCAATGTGAATCTTCATGTGCGTTATTTAAGCACAGATGTCATGCTGATCAAACATCCAGTTCCACTCCTGAAAGGGTAACCAATTATGCTCCAATGAAGCCCCTCTGCTACATCATTGATGTTGTTTCTGCAATTGAACTTTTCAGCCTCTACATGGTACCTTTCTATGACTTGTTTGCCATCATAATTTTCCATCTTATTGCTAGTCCATCTGCATGCTTACTTTTTTCTACTTTCCTTTCCTCATAGCAACCACACAGTTTTTTAGTGGACTATTGAATGTAGCCTGGAGTTAACAGATTTTCTCACAATGATGTTTGTTTGATTACTCGAACCATGATTTTCTTACATTTCACCTTAGCACGCCACAAGCACTCTTATGATGGAATAATTTGTTTATTCATGAGAATTTACATTATATTTTGCCTTTTACCTTAGTTAATCAATCACATAATTGTGTGGATCTCTATTCTCTGTTGCAATCTTCAGGGATGTCAATATATTATTTCACACTGTTGCTTTTCCTAGGCAATTCTCATTTCCCTGCTAAACCAAAGCCTTTATTTTCCTCCTGCACATGTTCAGATACTTCGTTGCAACCTTCTTGGATGTCTTAATATATCATGTGTCATGGTTGCTTTTCCTAGACAATCTCAGTTCTCTGCTAAAGTCAAAGCCACTATTCCTTCCTGCACATGTTCAGATACTCATAGACAATCTCAGTTCTCTGTTAATGTCAAAACCAGTATTTCCTCTTGCACATGCTCATATACTTTGTGAATTTACCTTTTACTTGCAATAGTAAAAAGATTATTTACCAGGACCATTGAGCTGTGTACATCAGCTATCTGTCTGATCGTCAATGATTTGAGACTTCTCCTTTTCTATTTCTTCTAGATATATGAAATTGCTTTCTCATGTTATCATATCCATCAGATCATTAGAGTTGgcaattaagttaaaaaatttgtgGTATTTTTGTTGCAGGGTTGGAAATGGACATCTGACAATATTCTACCACGAATTCTTGCAATGCTAAAATTATGTCCATCAAGTGAATtttcagttgctgctgtggttttGATTGGTCAACTTGGAAGGTATGCTTTCCTTATTCTTACATTAACAACTACTTCCATTCCTAATCTAAATTTAACCATCAGGAAAAAAATTGCTCATGGACAAACAGAATACCTTTTATATAGAGCAGGAAGGAAGTTGCTGAAAACCCACCATGACTACTTAAGCCCATCACGGGTATACAACAATCCCTTTGGCAATCACCATACATCCAACCATCTACGCTTGTCACACATGTTTTTGATGCTAGATGCCAAAAGAAAAACAACACGGAGAAGAGGTCACTCACTGCATAGATCAAAATTGGGAAGTTGTAgcaagaagagaatggaggttttGGTTGGAGCCTGCAGATTTGACAGGAATATACAGGCTTTTTGTCTCCAAGAAATCATTGTGTATATTAGCCGATACATCTGGATAAACCTGCTCTATAATTTAGGATTGGATCATTTCACTAAGAGTGAATAGCAATTTCACCTTTGCATAAAACTAATTAGGTTGTTgcagggtatatatatatatatatatatcgacatGAGATGCCTGCACAATAGGTTGTCTTGGCCGTGGGTGCATGTATCCATCAATTGGGAAGTTCATATATAAGAAAGATGAAACTTGAACCTTGGTTGAATACTATCATAATTAGGCTTTTAAATATATTCTATCATCTCACATTTTTTTGGCAATTACACTTTTCATAGGATGTTATATTATATATTCATTGATCTGTTATTCTTATTTTTGTCGTCTTCATGATTTTTGGTTATATTTTGTGTTATGTTTACCTTAAAGAAACTTCATCGGAACTGATGTTTTTCCCTGCCGGTGTTTGTTGTTTGTCCAGGTTTGGTGTTGATTATGGAGGTTATCAGGAGATAAGTGTTTCACAACTGAGGTGCAATTTATCTTCTTTGCTCAAAGCTTCTTTACATGGGAAAAACAGCCTTCCaaaccaacttgctatcattaATGCTCTGGTTAATCTTCTTCCCTTGAGTTTTAAGGAAATTGTGGACAGAAACCATGAGCATTTAGTCGATGCTGCTGATCAATTTCAAGAAATCAAAGTAGTGAAGGAGTGGTTTGCTCAGCTGGATAAGAAAATGCAAGTTATAGTGCTGAATTTTTCTGGTCATGCTGTTTGATCGGGGCACTGGTTTTTTGGGTTGCTCGGGCATCTGCAGATTGAGTTGCCGTGACCCATTGACTGAGGTTTTTTCTGCCGCAACATACTGTTTTTTGGTGAAGTAAATTCTTTTGACAGATCTGGAAGAGCATCAGGCGGGATTTTGGTTTCAATAGTTTCTTTAATTCCTTGTAGTCAGCATGTGTTAGCTATGCCAGTGCATATTCTCATGCTTATTTTGTATAATGCATTGCTTTTTGGATATTCAAGTGTCGCTGACCTGATGCTATCCATTTTTTTGTGCTATGCATTGAATGCATCCTTGTCGATCAATGCAGCCTTTTCGAAGTTTTGGCTTGCTTTAGGATCCAGTTCAAAGCTCGGGACTAGCTTGGTGGTGGTACAAATATGACTCAAGGAGAGGAAGCTTCAACAGCAGAGGTCCGAGCAAGGTATTACTAGTTCGGTAAGTTCAGCTGAGCTACCGGCAATTTCTTTTGATGAGTTGCTTTTGAGAACTGCTAGTTCAATTTGTGATTTTATTAAATACTAGCAAAGGTTGGAGTAGCATGAATGAGGGCTTCACGCATGAAGACCTTCCTCACAATCACACAATTCAGTAGGTTTAATCGCAGCAGTTCACTTGTGTGTTAAGTCCCTTtccatttttgtttttcttttcttgaagTTGATCGATATGATTATTAATATGACAAATAACGTAAAATATAATGTTAAAACAATTATTTTCACCAACATTTCATATTTCACGATCACGTACAGTTCATTAATTTGCACGCAAAAACTTATTTCATGAGAATATCTCCATGACAAAAGAATCTATTCATATGAAAAGCTCACCTAAAAAAGGAATATTTGTAAAGGAGAGTCACTAGCCGCGGGGCGCACGCAGCGGGGAACGACGGTTCTGGACCGGCGACGACCGTGTGACTGCCGAACCAGAACTCGTCTTCCTTTGCCGCTCGCCCTGCGGAACCCAAGCAGCACCATGCTTTGCATCCTGCAGCTTCTCCAGCGAGGTGGCGACCTCAGCCATGCGCGGCCGTTTCTTCGCATTGCTTCCGATGCACTGCTGAGCGAGGATGCTGAGCTCGAGGGCCTGCTTCTTTGGGTACTTCCCCTCCAGCCTCCAGTCGGTGATCTGGTGAAGCTTGTGCTTGTTGCCCAAATGAGGCTTCGCCCAGTCCACGACGGTCTGCTCCGCCCCCGCCTTCGTTTTGTCGAAGGCCCTTCGCCCCGTCAGCAACTCCAGCAACACGACCCCGAAGCTGTACACGTCGGCCTTCACAGAAAGCCTGCCTGTTGCAATGTACTCCGGAGCTGCATATCCATGAGTTCCCATGATCTGCGTCGATACGTGAGTCTGGTCGCCGGTCGGTCCGTCCTTCGCCAGGCCGAAGTCCGAAAGCTTCACGTTgaaatcctgcaaaacaaagccGTGAAGCTCACTCAGACACTTATCCGGACAGGGTTCTACTGTTCTTCGAGATCTGATGCCCGATGGCCGATGCGTACGTTGTCGAGGAGTATGTTGGATGCCTTCACGTCTCGATAAATGATCTCGCACTCGTCGTTCAGGAAGGATAGGCCTCTCGCAGCTTGAATTGCGACCTTGATCCTAGTTTCCCAAGGCAGAGTTGCAGGTCCTTCTGCAAAGAGAGAGCTCGGTCGGTAATGAACGAGAAGAGAAGAGTCCGATCAAATATTgaatttccttctttttttttttgctcactTTTGAAAAAAAGTTGGATCTCTAAGCTTCCTTTCGGCATGAACTCGTAGACCAGGAGCCGATTATCGCCCTCCGAACAGAAGCCGATCAGCTTGACCAAGTTCGGGTGGTGGAGTTGACCCAGATAGTTGACCTCAGTCTGCAAGGAACCGTTTGGAAAAGTCTGAGACCAGGAAGAGCCTAGAAACAAAATGCAGCAGCGCCATCTTCGTCGAACTTACCAGCCATTCCTTGTGACCTTGGAATCCATCAGGTTTGAGTTTCTTCACCGCGACCAACATGGCCGCCGACGATGCAGACTTCGAAGGGGCTAGCGTTTGCTCGTCGATCCACCCTTTGTACACGCAACCGAACCCGCCCTCCCCGATGAGACTCTCGGAGCGAAAGTATCTGGTGGCAATCCTGAGATCGCTGAAACTGAAGTTCTTCAAATTGGAGGACAGAATTTCCCCTTCGCTTCTCAGCGTAGGAAGAGTTCCTCTGACGACGGTTTCGCTAGAGGAAGTCGAGCCAAGGTTGGATGTAGTAGAAGCTGTCAGAGTCGATGGGAGCGAAGAAGCGCTGGTTTTGCTGGTGATTCCTCTCGAGCCATCTGTGAAGAGAGCTGGATTCTTAGAATCATTTACATGCATGGCGAACTGAACTGAAAGATAGCAACTTTAAGCAGTAAAACAGACTAAAACTAACAGATCAGACAATACGAGGAACAGATAAGAAATCCTCACAAGTAGAGTTTGGGGGGGTCTGAGAGCCGTCGACCATGGACAACAAGTTGAAGCAGTTCCCCATGACTCCGTAGAAGGGATTGCGAGCTAGTAGAGGAGATTAGAAATCCATGGAAACGAGAGGGCGAAAAACTGGAGGGTTTGTGGAGTATATGGCTTCGAGGCAAGTTTGACTGgcgaaagaggaagaggaagaggggcGTAGACTCGGTGACGGGAGGGAAGAAGGGGAAGGCCGGCCGTATCATACGGTTAGATTCGGGGTGGGTCCTCAAGTGTGAACACAAATCCGGTCAAGCCCCccaaaaaataaaagtaaaaaaaaatattagtggtatgatattatttattttaaatttaagttcctgatttttaactttatttttaatatatgattttttttttaatattgtaaTCCCGTAATTTTCCTTCAAATGAAGAACCGCCTGATTTTTCTCAAGCAGAAAATATATTCATTTGACGTGTCTGATCCTTATTTATTTATGTTGGATCCCGTGataattttgatgtaatcaaccaagtctgagtgtcaggagcttaggagcacaggaagcggaagacgcaactagcgagaaggagggcacggaagggagccgacgggcgtCCGGGGACGAGAGAGTCTGAAGAGTACTCCGGtgacgtgaagagcgtgcgcgctcgagggacgttaagccgagacggaggagaaggccggaattgGGTTCGATttcagttggccgcaatcacccaaagaacggagcttcgagcaaagaagaaaaggagtcaaaagaggttgaaattactgtagcagaaattattgtagcaggaaccttgaaggcgccttaaacagtctgttttgaccgtttgcgctgcggataaagttttatccgctgactgagctggaggcgccttaaaccttgttggatgcgccttggaccctcgggatagactttccaggagctataaaaaggtccctggagctaggaattcaataacaactttgacaatcaactctgtacttaattcctagcaatagttctgagtcgttagtgtgtaaaaggcttctccgccttcagagaaggagaatttttctactgcgctttttctactgtcctggattaacaaccttcttggttgtaaccaggttaaaatcctgatcttctctgtatttctttatttagtttttattgctttattaatttatcactattgcactaattgagttgaaagtacgaggagggtatagtttaaattttattttcagcaattcacccccctcttgccgacctccgctgcaccaacaagtggtatcagagccagaccgctcagaaggactaaccgtcgactgacgCACAACGATCAAAACGATGACCGGAGACAGGGaatacccacctgcattcgagggggagtttgctttatggaagcaaaagatggaggtataccttaactctgatttttctatttatttaataatgaaatctagttatgaagcaccaaagaaagcaaacggagaagagctcgagaaatacctctggaacgagaagcaacgtgataagtttatggcaaatgcacgggctgaatttcatcttctagccacaataccaaatgaagatctcgacaaagtcggagagtacaatagcacaaaagaactttgggaaaaattcttaAAACTCCACGAAGAACAAACTGAAGTTAAAttcgactcctcgatggacactgatccaacgtcagaagagtccgaaactgaggtaagtgccgagacagaaccagtaaccgaactccaacttgaagacctagaatgctcatcacaaatgagcatcgatgaagggggagaaacatcagaagaTGAAAACAAcccaacagggggagaatcaaccgccgacaaggtaagtcaggtatggtctccacctcttggcaaattaattgtttcaattgaaatattgccgaaaggttttcgtgaattacaaattatttcgtcgaaagaatattttaaattaaaaactgaaaaactattaaagaatattgagttaaaagatacaatttgtcaattaaaagattttgacaaattaacaatagaaaatgtacaattttttgcatgctcaatactttttgccataattctaaaaaactatgaattaagaacttatgagaagttaaaatggaaatttaaaaaatcataatatttAATCTTAGTAGAAATATTAGACTTAGCactttcagagaagaaaattaaatagtaaatttctttataaagctttgtcaaggaagtgattgttgctccaataatcaagaaggcatagtgtctcgccacgacctggaagctgaaatattgaaatgaaaggtttaattaactttataaaaaagcatttaaaaattagaattaaataatactttgaaagtttaatcaaacatttttgaaaatattgtttataaattcatttttagaaatattttttcctgaAAAAATTCTAAAGACTTAATTTACTTTTTgactttaaatttattttagaaaatccctaaaattatttttaaatattcttctagaaaattccaaaagttcatttacttggaatttttttaaattcaaaaaaaaaaaacttttaacttagaatttttctttcaaaaaattcattttgggtagaaatattttttttctggAAAGTTctgtttgaaaatttatttactttgaattttgtttcaaagttccctctaattaggaccccatttttgctgtgatcaaaaggggagagaaaagtacaagtttagggggagttaaaaaaaaaaatttaattaaaatttcttttattattagtgttgcaattttacaaattgtaaaaattatgcttaactggttagtttagtaattttttctttaaaattactctttatgtctattttaaccctaacttgaacttggattgatgcacatcaaaaagggggagattgttggaccccgtggtagttttgatgtgatcaaccaagttagttaggtcatgctgtgtttgatccctgtgtttgagtgtgcaggagcttaggagcacaggaaatcgagcggaagacgcagctagcaagaaggacggcacgggaagggagccgacgggctcggtgcgtccgaaggacgagagagctgcggaagagtactccggtgggcgtgaagagcgtgcgtggcgttcgagggacgttaagccgggacggaaggctgctcgaggagaaggccgggaattgggttcgggtgagccctattccggttggccgcaatcacccaaaagaacggagcttcggaagtcaaagcgaagaagaaaatgagtcaaaagaggctggaaattactATAGCAGAAAGTTattgtagcagaagttactgtaggttgaaggcgccttaaacagtctgttttgaccgtttgcgctgcggataaagttttatccgctgactgagctggaggcgccttaaaccttgttggatgcgccttggaccctcggggtagactttccaggagctataaaaaggcccctggagctaggaattcaataacaactttgacaatcaactctgtacttaattcctagcaatagttctgagccgttagtgtgtaaaaggcttctccgccttcaaagaaggagaatttttctactgcgcttt
This window of the Zingiber officinale cultivar Zhangliang chromosome 3B, Zo_v1.1, whole genome shotgun sequence genome carries:
- the LOC122055694 gene encoding probable serine/threonine-protein kinase PBL18 isoform X1, which codes for MGNCFNLLSMVDGSQTPPNSTFQFAMHVNDSKNPALFTDGSRGITSKTSASSLPSTLTASTTSNLGSTSSSETVVRGTLPTLRSEGEILSSNLKNFSFSDLRIATRYFRSESLIGEGGFGCVYKGWIDEQTLAPSKSASSAAMLVAVKKLKPDGFQGHKEWLTEVNYLGQLHHPNLVKLIGFCSEGDNRLLVYEFMPKGSLEIQLFFKKGPATLPWETRIKVAIQAARGLSFLNDECEIIYRDVKASNILLDNDFNVKLSDFGLAKDGPTGDQTHVSTQIMGTHGYAAPEYIATGRLSVKADVYSFGVVLLELLTGRRAFDKTKAGAEQTVVDWAKPHLGNKHKLHQITDWRLEGKYPKKQALELSILAQQCIGSNAKKRPRMAEVATSLEKLQDAKHGAAWVPQGERQRKTSSGSAVTRSSPVQNRRSPLRAPRG
- the LOC122055694 gene encoding probable serine/threonine-protein kinase PBL3 isoform X2; this translates as MGNCFNLLSMVDGSQTPPNSTYGSRGITSKTSASSLPSTLTASTTSNLGSTSSSETVVRGTLPTLRSEGEILSSNLKNFSFSDLRIATRYFRSESLIGEGGFGCVYKGWIDEQTLAPSKSASSAAMLVAVKKLKPDGFQGHKEWLTEVNYLGQLHHPNLVKLIGFCSEGDNRLLVYEFMPKGSLEIQLFFKKGPATLPWETRIKVAIQAARGLSFLNDECEIIYRDVKASNILLDNDFNVKLSDFGLAKDGPTGDQTHVSTQIMGTHGYAAPEYIATGRLSVKADVYSFGVVLLELLTGRRAFDKTKAGAEQTVVDWAKPHLGNKHKLHQITDWRLEGKYPKKQALELSILAQQCIGSNAKKRPRMAEVATSLEKLQDAKHGAAWVPQGERQRKTSSGSAVTRSSPVQNRRSPLRAPRG